A genomic segment from Methanoculleus thermophilus encodes:
- a CDS encoding metal-dependent hydrolase produces MLGKHHISISIGSGLLLTAPWFLSAPVSVTIFIAGTIIGSLLPDTDAADSKLHYMDGIAKFFSLIMRPVVFPLTGYVFYLLRQPFNPSHRGSMHTFLGLAVYTSILAVIINLGLAVLGFWNVLLLFFTIGLSFGGLFHIFEDCCTKSGICPLMPYSKHWFGGGISTRDHQDKRPEQYSTGLIVLAVGIMIAEQHFRFEPLQVAPFSILIFTIAWVTIYIMSKSSAKRQYRR; encoded by the coding sequence ATGCTAGGTAAACATCATATCTCTATCAGTATTGGAAGTGGACTTCTACTCACAGCACCTTGGTTTTTATCCGCGCCTGTGTCGGTTACGATTTTCATCGCAGGAACGATAATTGGATCACTGTTACCAGATACTGACGCTGCAGATTCAAAATTACACTATATGGATGGAATTGCGAAATTTTTCAGTCTAATAATGAGGCCAGTTGTTTTCCCGCTTACGGGATATGTGTTCTATCTTCTCCGTCAGCCATTCAATCCATCACACAGAGGGTCTATGCATACATTCCTAGGTTTGGCCGTTTACACATCCATACTTGCAGTAATTATTAACCTTGGCCTTGCCGTCCTTGGATTCTGGAACGTCCTTCTGCTATTTTTCACAATTGGGTTGTCTTTTGGGGGGCTTTTCCACATATTTGAGGATTGCTGCACGAAAAGTGGAATTTGTCCGTTAATGCCGTATAGTAAACATTGGTTTGGAGGTGGAATCAGTACCAGAGATCACCAAGATAAACGCCCAGAACAGTATTCCACAGGCTTGATCGTATTGGCTGTTGGCATAATGATAGCCGAACAGCATTTCAGGTTTGAACCACTTCAGGTTGCACCTTTCTCTATCCTGATATTCACTATTGCATGGGTTACTATCTACATAATGTCCAAATCATCTGCGAAACGGCAATATAGGCGTTGA